The Streptomyces sp. ICC1 DNA window GGTTTCCTGTCCTGCACCGCCTGGATAACTCGGACGATTCTGCCAGACGGGTGACCCCGGCCGACGCCCGCACCCGAATCGGCCCTACGGCGCGGGCCGTCGCGAGCCGTCGGGGTTGTGCGGTGTCGTCGGATCGTCCGGGGGCCTGGGCAGGAAGGCGAGGGCGCCCATGCCCTCCGTGCGGGACCAGGTCCGGTACTCCGCCGCGGTCTCGACTCCGTGAACGAACCGCTCCGGTTCGGCGGGGTCGAAGTCCTGGTGGACCACTCCGGCCACCTCCAGGATGTCCAGCAGCATCCGGGCCGTCAGCGGGGCGTTGAGCTGCTCGGCGACGCCCTCGGCCCCCCACCGGATGATGGTCTCCGCGGCCCGGGCGACGCCCTCCGCCGTGGCCGTGGGAAGGGCCAGCGCGAGCGAGGCCCGCACGATCTCGACCGCGTCCTCGGAGCGCACGGATCACCGCCTCCTTTCGCACACGATGCAGAGGCCCGCGCGAGCGGTGAAGCCCAGGGCCAGTTTGCCCGTGTTCTGCGCCTGCCGCAGGCACTCGTGCCGGTCGAGATGAGCGTACTGCTGGGTCGACATCGTGTCCCTGACGAAGACCTCCCAGTGGTCCTGGGCCTTCACCCAGTCGTTGCGGTGCGCCACCCGGACCCAGGTGTCGACGAAGTCCTGCCGTGCGTGGGTTCCGTGGAAGTACGGCCCCAGATCGTCTATGAGGCCGGGGAGGCGGACCCGCTGACGCAGCGTTCGCCGCTGGAAGAGGGTGTTGGTGGAGATCGACTTCACGCGGCTTATGCGTTCGGCGATGACATGGCCGGCGAACCCACCGATGATGGCCGGGACCAGGAGCCAGCCGACCAGCGAGGCCAGCCACAGGAGCACGTGCTTCGGGGCGTCGATCAGGGTGAACACCCGGTACACGCTGCTGGGGCTGCCCGCCCGCGCCGCGAAGACGTACAGGAGCACCAGGCACACGGCCATGGGCAGTCCCCAGTCCACTATCCACTGGGTGACCCCCTTCAGGGCCTTCCGCGAGCGCCACAGGCGCAGCCAGCGCCGCAGGAGGCGCCGGCGATCGGGCGGCAGATCGAGATGGCCTGGCACAGGGATGGGTCCGCCGAGCAACTGTTCCCCCCGGATCTCCGTCACGCCTGAGCGCGATCAACTCCCGTCATATACCGGGAATCCCCGCCGCGTACAAGACCGCACACCGAGCCCCGGAAACGCCTGTGGCCCGGGCTCGACGACTTGGTCGTCGAGCCCGGGCCACAGGACTTCTCGCGTTGCAGGGGTGGCAGGAGTCGAACCTGCGACATCTGGTTTTGGAGACCAGCGCTCTGACCAGCTGAGCTACACCCCTTCGGTGGGTCCAACCATGCCATGGCGTCCGCCTGAGATCCAATCAATTCGGTGGTCGACGGCCGAGAATTTCGTCGCGGGATCGGGCGCCGCAGGAGCGGAGCCAGTCGATGAGCGCGATGTCCTCGCCGGTCAGGGCAGCGTCGAGGGGGGTAAGGGAGCCGTGGCCGATCCAGTTGATGTCCGCTCCTCGAGACAGCAGGTATCGGGCCGTGGACAGTCGGCCCCCGTGGCACGCGCCCCAGAGGGCTTCGGTGACCTCCTCGGGATCCGCCCCCGCGGCGACGAACTCCCTTACAGGGCCGAGCAGTCCGAGGGCGGCCGCGTCCCACAGGGTGGGGCGGGCCCCAAGGTCCAGGAGGCGGCGCGCCGCGCGCCACTGGCCGAAGCCGGTCGCGTCGGCCAGCGGAGTGCCGCCGCCGAGCACCGCGCCCGGGGCTTCGATGTCGGCGCCCGCCTCGACGAGGGCGTCGAGCGCGGGGACGTCGTCGTTGCTCGCGGCCCAGTGCAGCGGGGTCTCCTCGTGCGAGCCGCCGAACCGGGCCCCCGGGTCGGCGCCGGCCGCGACGAGGGTACGGATCACCTCCGCGGTCCGGGGGCGGTGCCCGGGCCAGTCCACGGCGATGTGCAGCAGGCTGCGCTCGCCCGCCGCCTCGCCGTGCCGCACGATCCGGGCCCCGGCGAGCCCGGGGTGCGCGGCCAGCAGCCGCCCGAGTCCGTCGAGGTCGCCGGCCCGGATCGCCGACGTGACGGCGACGGCGAGCGGGTCCTGTGCCGGGAGGGAGAGCATGCGGCCAGCCTACGAGGCGACGAGCGGCGGGCGGGGGACGAGGGGCGAGGGAGGCGG harbors:
- a CDS encoding DUF6313 family protein, which produces MPGHLDLPPDRRRLLRRWLRLWRSRKALKGVTQWIVDWGLPMAVCLVLLYVFAARAGSPSSVYRVFTLIDAPKHVLLWLASLVGWLLVPAIIGGFAGHVIAERISRVKSISTNTLFQRRTLRQRVRLPGLIDDLGPYFHGTHARQDFVDTWVRVAHRNDWVKAQDHWEVFVRDTMSTQQYAHLDRHECLRQAQNTGKLALGFTARAGLCIVCERRR
- a CDS encoding ankyrin repeat domain-containing protein, with the translated sequence MLSLPAQDPLAVAVTSAIRAGDLDGLGRLLAAHPGLAGARIVRHGEAAGERSLLHIAVDWPGHRPRTAEVIRTLVAAGADPGARFGGSHEETPLHWAASNDDVPALDALVEAGADIEAPGAVLGGGTPLADATGFGQWRAARRLLDLGARPTLWDAAALGLLGPVREFVAAGADPEEVTEALWGACHGGRLSTARYLLSRGADINWIGHGSLTPLDAALTGEDIALIDWLRSCGARSRDEILGRRPPN